One segment of Cynocephalus volans isolate mCynVol1 chromosome 8, mCynVol1.pri, whole genome shotgun sequence DNA contains the following:
- the HTR1D gene encoding 5-hydroxytryptamine receptor 1D — protein MSQPNQSLEGLPQGTFNRSLNATETPGDWDRRSLQALKISLAVFLSIITLATVLCNAFVLTTILLTRKLHTPANYLIGSLAVTDLLVSILVMPISIAYTITRTWNFGQILCDIWLSSDITCCTASILHLCVIALDRYWAITDALEYSKRRTAGHAATMIAIVWAISICISVPPLFWRQAEAQEEMSDCLVNTSQISYTIYSTCGAFYIPSVLLIILYGRIYRAARNHILNPPSLYGKRFTAAQLITGSAGSSVCSLNASLHEGHSHSAGSPLFFNHVRIKLADSVLERKRISAARERKATKTLGIILGAFIICWLPFFVASLVLPICQDSCWIHPALFDFFTWLGYLNSLINPVIYTVFNEEFRQAFQKVVHFRKAS, from the coding sequence ATGTCCCAACCAAACCAGTCACTAGAAGGCCTTCCCCAGGGGACCTTCAACAGATCTCTGAATGCTACAGAAACCCCAGGGGACTGGGACCGCAGATCTCTCCAGGCGCTCAAGATCTCCCTTGCTGTGTTCCTTTCCATCATCACGCTGGCCACAGTTCTCTGCAATGCTTTTGTACTTACCACCATCTTACTCACCAGGAAGCTCCACACTCCTGCCAACTATCTGATTGGGTCCCTGGCTGTGACCGACCTCTTGGTCTCCATCTTGGTCATGCCCATCAGCATTGCATACACCATCACCCGCACCTGGAACTTTGGCCAAATCCTCTGTGACATCTGGCTGTCTTCTGACATCACATGCTGCACAGCATCCATCCTGCATCTCTGTGTCATTGCCCTGGACAGGTACTGGGCCATTACTGATGCCCTGGAGTACAGTAAACGCCGGACGGCAGGCCATGCAGCCACCATGATCGCCATCGTCTGGGCCATCTCCATCTGCATCTCTGTCCCACCGCTCTTCTGGCGGCAGGCCGAAGCTCAGGAGGAGATGTCAGACTGCCTGGTGAACACATCTCAGATCTCCTACACCATCTACTCCACCTGTGGGGCCTTCTACATCCCATCTGTGCTGCTCATCATCCTGTATGGCAGGATCTACAGGGCTGCTCGGAACCACATCCTGAATCCACCCTCGCTCTACGGGAAGCGCTTCACCGCAGCCCAACTCATCACAGGCTCTGCGGGGTCCTCGGTCTGCTCACTCAACGCCAGCCTCCACGAAGGGCACTCACACTCAGCCGGCTCCCCTCTCTTTTTCAACCATGTGAGAATCAAGCTTGCTGATAGTGTCCTGGAACGCAAGAGGATTTCTGCTGCTCGGGAAAGGAAAGCCACTAAAACCCTGGGGATCATTCTGGGGGCCTTTATCATCTGCTGGCTGCCCTTCTTTGTTGCATCTCTGGTCCTCCCCATCTGCCAGGACTCCTGCTGGATCCACCCAGCCCTCTTTGACTTCTTCACCTGGCTTGGCTACTTAAACTCCCTCATCAACCCAGTAATCTACACAGTGTTTAATGAAGAGTTTCGCCAAGCGTTTCAGAAAGTTGTCCATTTCCGGAAAGCCTCTTAG